From the genome of Caloenas nicobarica isolate bCalNic1 chromosome 16, bCalNic1.hap1, whole genome shotgun sequence, one region includes:
- the LOC135995456 gene encoding calcium release-activated calcium channel protein 1 isoform X1, with translation MSLNEHSMQALSWRKLYLSRAKLKASSRTSALLSGFAMVAMVEVQINSEDDHPQGLLIAFSACTTVLVAVHLFALMISTCILPNIEAVSNVHNLNSVKESPHERMHRHIELAWAFSTVIGTLLFLAEVVLLCWVKFLPLKKQSDNPNQNNSSTITSGQAAAIASTSIMVPFGLIFIVFAVHFYRSLVSHKTDRQFQELNELAEFARLQDQLDHRGDTISSAVTHFP, from the exons ATGAGCCTGAACGAGCACTCGATGCAGGCGCTGTCCTGGCGGAAGCTCTACCTGAGCCGCGCCAAGCTGAAAGCCTCCAGCCGCACCTCCGCGCTGCTCTCCGGCTTCGCCATG GTGGCTATGGTAGAGGTTCAGATAAACTCAGAAGATGACCACCCTCAAGGTCTCCTGATAGCCTTCAGTGCCTGCACCACCGTCCTCGTGGCAGTTCACCTTTTTGCACTCATGATAAGTACCTGCATTCTCCCAAACATAGAGGCCGTTAGCAATGTGCATAATCTCAACTCTGTCAAGGAGTCTCCTCATGAGCGTATGCATCGGCACATTGAGCTCGCGTGGGCATTTTCCACTGTCATTGGGACTTTGCTCTTTCTTGCAGAGGTGGTGTTACTGTGTTGGGTGAAGTTTCTTCCTTTAAAGAAGCAATCTGATAATCCAAACCAGAACAACAGTTCTACCATCACATCAGGACAGGCAGCAGCCATTGCATCCACGTCTATCATGGTTCCCTTCGGACTGATATTCATTGTCTTTGCAGTCCACTTCTACAGGTCACTGGTGAGCCATAAAACAGACAGGCAATTCCAGGAACTGAATGAACTTGCTGAATTTGCACGGCTCCAGGATCAACTGGATCACAGAGGTGATACCATCTCCTCAGCTGTTACCCATTTTCCATAA
- the LOC135995456 gene encoding calcium release-activated calcium channel protein 1 isoform X2: MSSLLVAMVEVQINSEDDHPQGLLIAFSACTTVLVAVHLFALMISTCILPNIEAVSNVHNLNSVKESPHERMHRHIELAWAFSTVIGTLLFLAEVVLLCWVKFLPLKKQSDNPNQNNSSTITSGQAAAIASTSIMVPFGLIFIVFAVHFYRSLVSHKTDRQFQELNELAEFARLQDQLDHRGDTISSAVTHFP; the protein is encoded by the exons ATGTCGTCTTTGTTG GTGGCTATGGTAGAGGTTCAGATAAACTCAGAAGATGACCACCCTCAAGGTCTCCTGATAGCCTTCAGTGCCTGCACCACCGTCCTCGTGGCAGTTCACCTTTTTGCACTCATGATAAGTACCTGCATTCTCCCAAACATAGAGGCCGTTAGCAATGTGCATAATCTCAACTCTGTCAAGGAGTCTCCTCATGAGCGTATGCATCGGCACATTGAGCTCGCGTGGGCATTTTCCACTGTCATTGGGACTTTGCTCTTTCTTGCAGAGGTGGTGTTACTGTGTTGGGTGAAGTTTCTTCCTTTAAAGAAGCAATCTGATAATCCAAACCAGAACAACAGTTCTACCATCACATCAGGACAGGCAGCAGCCATTGCATCCACGTCTATCATGGTTCCCTTCGGACTGATATTCATTGTCTTTGCAGTCCACTTCTACAGGTCACTGGTGAGCCATAAAACAGACAGGCAATTCCAGGAACTGAATGAACTTGCTGAATTTGCACGGCTCCAGGATCAACTGGATCACAGAGGTGATACCATCTCCTCAGCTGTTACCCATTTTCCATAA